ATCCCATAAGCCccccttcttttcctttttccttcttctttccttctctatttcttttctcttttctccgaCCTCTGAAATACCAcctctcttccctcttcttccgtctcatccccctcttctcccctcctcatctcgtcttttctcctcttcaaCCACCGCAGCACATCCCGCCGCAATATTCCTATTTCCCCCTCTCCCCGCGGCTTCACGAAGGATACCCCTCAATACCCTACGATAGAATATTTTCTTTCCTGTTTCTACTATTATACTGTTACTATTATCTCTGTCCGCCTGTGGCTGGACTCTTTCTACTCCCCTTTGGATTCAACCTCCTAGATAATACTACTACTGCTGTTGTGCCTCCCCCGCTCCCAAGGAATGATCAGACTCCCTTCCGAACTTCTGTCGTCTTCTCGTCTCCAGAACCGGTCTGAACTTACTGAGGGAACAATATCGCACCTTCCTTTGCAGTTCTGCCTACAGTTCACGCAATAACTGGTATTGTCCGCTATCGAAATGGCACCCAACGCTGCTCCGGCATCCAACTCGCCGGCAAAAAAGACCTCCGCACCAGAGAAGAAATACAAGTGCCAATTTTGCAATCGCGCATTCAGCAGAAGTGAACATCGCAGCAGACATGAACGTTCTCGTAAGTGCTTTTTTATACTGCCCCCGTTGACCCAAGCTAACAGTTCCAAAGACACAAAAGAAAGACCCTTCAAGTGTATGAAATGTCGCAGTACTTTCGTCCGTCGCGATCTCCTCCTCCGTCATGACCGTACTGTTCACGCCAAAGATGGTGGGGTCCCTTTGGTGGCTGAAGGGCGCAGGCGTGGTGGGAATAGTAACGCCGGGGTTCAGAAGTCCTCCCCTGCTCCGGCCGCTCCTTCCAAGGCCAACATCACCATCGACCCAACCACCCTGGAACAGCTTGAGGCAAGCAGCGATGGTATGGTCGACCTTGAAACTGCAGCCATGTTGATGACAGATTTCCAACATAAGGCCGCAGCTGCCGCAACGGGCCAGACCACCACACCTACCGCCGCGACCGCGGGCGTTTCcaacaacaataacaacaacagcacTGCTGCTGCCCAAGATCGTGCGGAATCCGACCGTTCGTTTTCACCGGGTCGCGGTTCGATACTCGATAACCCCGTGTCGTATCTGTCGGGCAACGCGACGCTACCGCAAATGCCCTGGGATTCCCTCGATGTCAAGCATCCCACATCGTCCATGGCTTCCAGCTACGCGACCACCGACGCGATCGCAGACTCGCACCAGCCCTTGCCTTCCATGATTGACCGTCCCATGTCGCACATGAGCGGCGACATGCTCGGACCATCGCTCATGAACACCTTGCCTGTGTCGGGTAATTCGACTCCGAACGCGCTGTCGCCGTTTCCTTCCATGACTGGTCCCATCAGCCCTGTCAACTATCGCAAGTCCCCTGGTCCCAGCCAAATGTTGACGCTGCCCAAGGCCCCACAGGTCGCCAACGATATCGAGCGTAACATGTTGGTCGAACGGATACGAAACGCTGACTCCCTCGGCGCATTGCCGAGCGCATTCCAGCTGCCGACGACGGCTGCGCTGAACAAGTACCTCTCCACTTACTTCAACCTGTACCACGCACACCTGCCCTTCCTGCACCAAGAGTCGTTCAAGCCCACGTCTACCTCGCCACCGCTCCTGCTTGCTGTGCTTTCCATCGGTGCGTTGTACGCATTTGAGCGTGAGGAGGCTTTCATGATGCACGTGGGATCGAAGATGCTGGTCACTCAATTTTTGCAGCACAAGGACAACTTTGACTCGCGGAAATGCCCTCTCTGGGCCATGCAGAGTACCCTCCTCAACATGGTTTTCGAGAGCTGGAGTGGTGATCCCAAGGGTCTTGAATGGACTTGCTCCATCAAGAGTCTGCTGGCAAACATGGTTTCGGGTAACCGCTATCAACTCAAGGTGCGCTGCGATGCGCGGGAAGGAGTTCCGCCCACACGCGACGAGTGGATCGATGACGAGTCGTGCCGTCGGACATACTACGCAGTTTACATCTTCTTCGGCATGCTCACGCTGACCTACAACCACACTCCAGCGATGAGCTTCGATGAGTTCGACACCATGGAACTGCCTTCGTCGGAATCGCTTTGGAACTGGGAGGGCGGTGATGGTGAGGCCTGGCGCCGCAACTTGGCTGCTAGCCCATCGCTCACTGTTCGCGAGGCCCACGACTGCCTCTTCCAGGGCGAGCAAACGCGCTACAGTGCCTTTGCGACTCGCGTGTTGATCAACGCCCTGTTCTTGCAGGTCTGGAACCACAAGAGGAGCTTCGAGGCTCTCCAGGACGTGGTCACCGAGTTCAAACTTCGCTTGGCCTTGGAGACATGGGAAAGCTCTCTGGACGTGTGTGAACCTGAGACCGTCGTCGTGCCTCTCAGCACCCCGCACAACTGCCATCCCTTGATCTTCAACTCGATGGCTGTCTACCGCAACACCCGCGCCCGTTTGGAAGTCGACTTGAAGTCGATCCAAGAAGCCATGCGCTACCACTCGTCCTACG
The sequence above is a segment of the Aspergillus chevalieri M1 DNA, chromosome 6, nearly complete sequence genome. Coding sequences within it:
- a CDS encoding C2H2-type zinc finger protein (COG:K;~EggNog:ENOG410PGSQ;~InterPro:IPR036236,IPR013087,IPR007219;~PFAM:PF04082;~go_function: GO:0003677 - DNA binding [Evidence IEA];~go_function: GO:0008270 - zinc ion binding [Evidence IEA];~go_process: GO:0006351 - transcription, DNA-templated [Evidence IEA]) → MAPNAAPASNSPAKKTSAPEKKYKCQFCNRAFSRSEHRSRHERSHTKERPFKCMKCRSTFVRRDLLLRHDRTVHAKDGGVPLVAEGRRRGGNSNAGVQKSSPAPAAPSKANITIDPTTLEQLEASSDGMVDLETAAMLMTDFQHKAAAAATGQTTTPTAATAGVSNNNNNNSTAAAQDRAESDRSFSPGRGSILDNPVSYLSGNATLPQMPWDSLDVKHPTSSMASSYATTDAIADSHQPLPSMIDRPMSHMSGDMLGPSLMNTLPVSGNSTPNALSPFPSMTGPISPVNYRKSPGPSQMLTLPKAPQVANDIERNMLVERIRNADSLGALPSAFQLPTTAALNKYLSTYFNLYHAHLPFLHQESFKPTSTSPPLLLAVLSIGALYAFEREEAFMMHVGSKMLVTQFLQHKDNFDSRKCPLWAMQSTLLNMVFESWSGDPKGLEWTCSIKSLLANMVSGNRYQLKVRCDAREGVPPTRDEWIDDESCRRTYYAVYIFFGMLTLTYNHTPAMSFDEFDTMELPSSESLWNWEGGDGEAWRRNLAASPSLTVREAHDCLFQGEQTRYSAFATRVLINALFLQVWNHKRSFEALQDVVTEFKLRLALETWESSLDVCEPETVVVPLSTPHNCHPLIFNSMAVYRNTRARLEVDLKSIQEAMRYHSSYEVAAAMTVARDKVKRGQEMNKVIQSCFECIEIAAVQGINWVAKTSATNWSVEHPLCGLDLMVILSLWLYRLEHDEEPATEEELALYNKVRNLFDNEAVDSFGKLSSTVARVWGNILDGVVVWGITKLMGESFKLHSQALVGYEDSLRIAKDQPIHPMPAKTLASVGTAY